GCCGCGGGGCGCACCAGGATTGGGGCACCTTGATCTTTAACTATGGACGCCACGAGGTGGTGAATTTCCTGCTGGCCAACGCGCTATTCTGGTGCGACCGCTTTCACGTGGACGGTCTGCGAGTGGACGCGGTGGCCTCGATGCTTTACCTGGACTATTCGCGCAAGCCGGGGCAATGGATCCCAAATCAATACGGCGGGCGAGAAAATTTGGAGGCCATCGAGTTCATCCGGCGGTTCAACTACTTGGTGCACACGGAGTTTCCCGGTGTGATGACCATCGCCGAAGAGTCCACCGCCTGGCCCCAGGTTACACGGCCACCGTATGTGGGCGGGCTGGGATTCACCTTCAAATGGAACATGGGTTGGATGCACGACACATTGGGCTATTTCAGCCGCGACCCCGTGCACCGGAAATACCACCAGAACGACCTGACGTTTGCGATGCTTTACCACCACCACGAGAACTTCATCCTGCCGCTTTCGCACGACGAGGTGGTGCACGGCAAGCGCTCGTTGCTGGGGCGAATGCCGGGGGACGATTGGCAGAAGTTTGCCAACCTCAGGGTGCTGCTGGGATATCAAGGGCTGTTTCCAGGGAAGAAACTGCTGTTCATGGGCGGGGAATTTGGGCAGCGCGCCGAGTGGGACGCCAACGCGGAGCTCGACTGGAGGCTGCTGGAGGCGGGGCCGTATCACCGCGGCCTGCAGCAGTTCATGGAGGACCTCAACAGGCTGTACCTGGCAGAGCCGGCGCTATGGAAGTCGGATTACGAACAGGACGGGTTCCGTTGGATTGACTGCTCGGACCACATGAACAGCGTGCTGTCGTTTCTGCGGCAGGACGCTGAGCATTTCCACGAGCTGGTCGTGATCGCGAACCTGACGCCGGTCCCCCGCCAGCAATATCGTGTGGGGCTGCCGCGGGCGGGCAAGTGGCGGGAGCTGTTGAACAGTGACGCGGCGGTCTATGGGGGGAGCAACATGGGAAACCTGGGCGGTGTCGTGGCGGCGGACCGCCCCTGGCACGGACAGAAGTGCTCGGCGGAGTTTGTATTGCCGCCGCTGAGCATCCTGGTATTCAGGCCGGAGCGAGTAACGGACACAACGGCTGCGGACGCGCAGACGGCGCCGGAGCAGGAGCCGGTGGCGCGTCCCGGAGCCAAGGCGGTTGCCAACCCCACCAGTGTGAGGTCGTTGGCTTCCCCTCACCCTGGCTCTTTCCCGCAGGAAGAGGGGACAAGGCAAGCAGCCCCGAGACAATCTGGTTCTGCGCTGCTTGCCGATCGGCGGGAGAAGGTGCTGCTTCTGAGCAAGGGAGAAGAAACGGTGAGAAGCAGCGAGCCAAGAGACAAAGCGCCGTCGCCGCTGCGCTCTGCCGGCGCAGTCCAAGACGCTGTCGCCGGTGGGGACGCCGCTGGCGGCAGGAACGACGCGGGCTTAGGGTCAGGGGGACTCACCGATGAAGCCCGAAGCTGATTATGGCGGAAGTCTATCATGCATTGGGGCTGCATATGCACCAGCCACTGGGGAATCTGGTGGCGCTGCATAATTCGGGCGAGAGCTGGGAGGCGAGGCAAATCCTCTGGTGCTACGACCGGACCACGCGGATGTTGGAGGGTTATGAGGACGTGGCGCGTCTGCACGTGAGTTTCTCCGGCACCCTGCTCAAGCAACTCGAGGACAACGGGGTGCGGCAGACATTCGGGGACGTGGTGAACGTGGAGGACTTCCTGAGCCGGTTTCAGCGGTCGAACATCGAGTTCCTGGGCAGCGGGTTGTATCACCCGGTGTATCCGCTGGCACCGCCGGCGGACTGGGACGCGCAGACGGAATGGTGGCAGGGGCTGGGTCGGCATTTGCTGGGTCGGGAGAAGTTCGCGGGGTTCTGGCCGCCGGAGATGGGCTTTTGCATGGAGATGATCCCGCTGCTGGCGCGGCACGGCTACAAGTATGTGCTTGTGGATTCGATCTACATCAAGCCGCAGCGGGAGATGCGATGGGAAGAGCTGCGGTATCGGCCTTACCGGGCGCGCTACGGAGGGGCGGAGATCATTGTGGTGCCGCGAGACCGGGAGCTGTCGAACGCGCAGCTTTCGGGCACGGACCCGGGCTGGTTCCAGCATGAGGTGTACGAGCGGACCAAGCACTGCAATTTCCCGGCGCTGGTGACAACCTGGACTGATGGCGAGAACGGGGGATGGTTCCGCACGACCAAGGTCGAGAGCGGGTTCTGGGGCTTCTTCTACCGGCCGATCCTCGACCGGTTTCGGGCGGGCACGCTGGGGTTCACGCCCATCCACATCAGCCAATATTTGGAGCGGCATCCCCCGACGGAGGAAGTGGAGGTGCATCCCGGAGCGTGGAACACGGAGCACCACTGGGGGGGCGACTTCACGCAATGGACAGGTTCGCTCCTGCAGAAGAAGGGCTGGGACGAGGTGCGGCGGGCCAGCGAGTATTACTGGCAGGTGAAGCGGGGTTTCGACCAGCGGCAGGCCGGGCTGGCCAAACCGGAGGAGGTGCGACATTTAATTGTGCGGGCGTTTGATCACTTGCTGACGGCGGAGACGAGCTGCAATTTCTATTGGGGCAGCCGCTGGGTACATCGGTCATTTGACGAGTTGGAGCAGGCGTATTACCTGTTGGACACGGCAATGAACGCGCTGCGCAAGCCGTGACCAAAGGAGTTGCATGGCTACATGGAGCGCCGGGCTGAAATGCTCAGGCAACCTTTGTAACGAGGTAACCGCATAATGTACATTATTCAGATAGCCAGTGAGTGCGCGCCGGTGGCGAAGGTGGGCGGGCTGGGGGATGTCGTGTACGGGTTGAGCCGGGAGCTGGAAATTCGAGGCAACTCGGTTGAGATCATCCTGCCCAAGTACGACTGCCTGCGGTATGACCAGATCTTCGACTTGCGGCTCTCGTTCAAGGACCTGTGGGTGCCGTGGTATGGCCACGCGGTGCATTGCACCGTGTATTTCGGATTTGTGCACGGGCGCAAGATCTTCTTCCTCGAGCCGCATTCGGACCAGAACTTCTTCCACCGCGGCACGTTCTACGGGCAAAGAGATGACGACCAGCGGTTCGCATTCTTTTGCAAGGCGGCGCTGGAGTTCATGCTCAAGAGCGGCAAGCACCCGGACATCATCCACTGCCACGACTGGCAGACGGGGCTGGTGCCGGTGCTGCTCTACGAGATGTACAAGTGGGCGGGGATGACGCATCCGCGGGTGTGCTATACGCTGCACAACTTGCAGCACCAGGGCGTGACGGGTGAGTATGTGCTGCGGGCCACCGGGCTGAACCGGCACGCCTACTTCTTCCATCAGGACCGGTTGCAGGACAACTTCAACCACAGCGCCCTGAACCTTATGAAAGGGGGAATTGTCTATGCGAACTTCGTGACGACGGTATCACCACATTACGCCTGGGAGATTCTGAACACGCACCAGAACTTCGGGCTGGGCCACACGTTGCAGGTGCATCGGGGCAAGGTGGGGGGCATTTTGAACGGGGTGGATTACGAGGTCTGGAACCCGGAGATAGACCGGCACATCCCGCGGCGTTATGGAATCGGCTCGCTCCAGGACAAGTACGAGAACAAGCGGGCGCTGCGGCAGCGGTTCTGGTTGCAGGATGTGTATAAGCCGATCGTGTGCTACGTCGGCCGACTGGACCGGCAGAAAGGGGTCCCGCTGATCACACACGCCATTCATTACTGCCTGCAGCATGGGACGCAATTTGTGCTGCTGGGGACGAGCCCGGATGGAGGGATCGGGCATCATTTCTGGCGGCTTAAACAGCAGTATAACGACAACCCGGATTGCCATATCGAACTGAGCTTCAACGAAGAGCTGTCCCACCTGGTCTATGCCGGGGCGGAGATGATCCTGGTGCCGAGCCTGTTCGAGCCATGTGGATTGACGCAGATGATCGGGCTAAAGTACGGGGCGGTGCCCATCGTGCGCTCGGTGGGGGGGCTGGCGGACACTGTGTTCGACGCCAATTATGCCGAGCGGCCTTACCACGAGCGCAACGGTTATGTTTTCAACGACTATGATGCGGCCGGGATCGAGTCAGCGCTGCGGCGGGCGCTCGGGATGTGGTATACCTACCCGCAGTATTTCCGGGAACTAATGGTCAACGGCATGCGCTATGATTTCTCCTGGAACCACCCGGGCGGGCATTACCTGAACATCTACGAACACATCCGGGACAAGTGAGGGGGTGCGAGGCGCCGGTTACAGGCGGAGGATGAACCGGGCCTCGTCATCCGGGCGCGGGAAGATAAGCCGCTGCTTGCCCTTGATTTTGACTAGCCCCACGGGCGTGCCCGGGAAGAGCGCCAGCAGTTCGTCGTCTGTAATCTCCTGCCCATACGAGCCGGGTGATGCCGGCCGCGTGGCGACAGCCGGCTGGCGCGGAACGTTGAGCCCGCTGATGACCAACACCGCCAGCCCGACAAAGGCCGTCACCGCGAGGGTGTGGGTGAGGTGGCGCAGGTGGCGCTTCCGGCGGAGCACACGCTGCCCGGCGGCCAGGACAGTATCGCGCTGGGCGGCCGGGTCGGCGCCGTCCATCAGGTCGTGGAGGAGTTGGTGATGTTCAGGCTTCATGCGCAAGTCTCCTTTGGACGAGCGACCGCAGTTTGGCGCGGGCGCGCTCCAAGCGGCTGGAAATGGCCTTGGCCGTGGTGCCCAACCGGTCGGCGACCTGGTCGCAGGTCAGGCGCTCGTAGTAGAACCATTCCACCAGGCGCCGCTCCTCGGCCTCCAGGCTCCGCACCGCCGCTTCGAGGCATTCCTCCAGGAGCGTGTCCGCGGCGGCAGGGGCCGGGTGATCGGGAATCTCGGCCAGGCTCACCTCACCGGTGAATCTGCCAGCTCGGCGGAGAGCCTTGGCGGTTTGCTGCCGGGCCACAAGCGCCAGCCAGTTCCAAAGATGGGCATCGGTCTCCAGCGGTTTCAGCTTGCGGGCGGCCATGAGCCAGACCGATTGGGCGACGTCGCGCGCGAGCGCGGCATCGCCCCGCGCCATGACCATGGCCAGGCGCAGGAGCCGGTCACCGTAAGCATCATAGAGCTGCCGGAAAGCCTCCTCGTCACCGCGCGCCACCGCCCGGCTCAGGCGGCGCGCATCGGTGTCGCCCGAGGCGGCGGGGGCGGGCGCGGAGCAGGCGGACGCGGCGGGCGTCATGACGGCAGGCTCGGGCAAGGCGACGGCGCGGGTCAAGGCCATTGCGGCGGCAAGTTGCATGGGGAGGCCATAACCACCCGCGCAGGCGTTCTCCGCTCAGGCGGGTTAGCGCTTCGCCGGGGCGTCGGGGGCGGGGGCGGGTTCCCGTCTCCGCTGGTAGTCGGACTTCTCCTTGAGCGCCTCCAGGACGTCCTTCATGAAGCGCAGGTCTTCGTCCGTGCCGCTGAGAACAAGCAACTCGGCCCCCGCATGGTACTGGATCTTGCGGCTGTCTGAGGGCCCCAGGGTTTCGGTCGCGGTCTCCACGAGAGTCCGGCACAACGCATCCGGCTTCATTGCGCTGACACCGGTTCCGCCCAACAGGTCTCCCACGAAAATGACGCTGCGGCTGACGGCCCGGGCACTCGCTCCGGCGACCAAACTCCGGGCAGGGTCGGCCGGAGGGGCCTTGATTGGCAGCGGGCGGAGCACGGCCACCGGCCGATGCCCGTTCATGACCAGTTCCCACCGGGCCGGAGCCCCTTCAAGCTCGAAGAGCATGTTCATCGCCTGAAAGACTTCCACGATGCGGGCATCCTTGAGGCGCAGTTTGATGGCCAGCGCGCCCGGCTCAAACGCCTCTGCGGACCCCCCGGGGCCGACCGGCTCAATGGAAATGTATTCGGGCATCAACACGTCGAACCGGTGTTTGCATTGTTCCTGCAGATGGACCACCACCTCAGCAAGCGGCAGTCCATCGTAGCGATACTCTTGCGGGGCTGCCTCGACCCGCTCAGCCCACTCCGGCGGAACGACGAGTTTGGTGGGCGGCGGCGTCTGCGAGGCCGGAAGGGCGGTGTTGGTGGCGTCGGCGGCGGCCAGTCTGCACGGGGCCAGCGCCAGGCCCAGGGACAGGCCGAGGGCGAGCACGCAGGGGTTGAACGGGCGACTGGGGACGGTGGCGAGGGCTGCTTTCATAGTTTTCTTACCGGATGTGTTCGATCTGTTCACTGTGGATTAGCCAGCCGCGCCGTGAATTCCTCGAACAATCTTATGGTCCACTGCGGACGAATCTCCAGGAATTGCCGCACGGGATCATCTCTGCCTGTCCAGTCTATGAATAGCAAACGACCATTACTCTACACTACCCGCACTAACAAGCCATTCTCCAGCCAGCCGCAGGCCAAATGCCAGCATGCGACCACCGTGGCGGGATCGTCGCCCGTCCGGCGGGGTCGCCGCAGGCAAGGAGGACTGGGGTCCCTCCCCCAAGGCCGATTCAAAGGGTTGTAGCCGCCAACGTTAGTTGGCGCTGATCCCCGTCCCGGCAGTAGAATGCGCCAACTGACGTTGGCGGCTGCGATCCCCTGGGTTCTTGAATCCAGACCGTCGGCACCCGACGACGAACCGTTTGTCTTTGCCATATCCAAGGCAGGGCGTGTATAGGTTCGCCATGCCTGTTGTTGATTTCCCGCCTGGTTGAGGGCCATGAATAGCCTCTCACGATCAGAATTCCTGCGATTGCTGGGGGGAAGCATGGCAGCGACCTGGGCGGGCGTGGCCGAGGGAACGCCGCGGCGAGTGGGCAGACCGGCTCGAATAAAGCCGATCAAAGGGAGTTGGATTAGCATTTGGTGGGATGACCGGCGGCACTTCTACTGGAACGAAGCGTGCCTGAGCTACAGCGCCAGGCAATGGGAGCTGGCGGTGAAGGAAGTCGCGGACATCGGGATGGAGTATCTGGTGCTGCTCGCCATCGCGAAGGACAGCAAGGCGTTCTACAACACGCCGCTGCTGCCGAAGCTCAAGCTGGCGTGTGAAGACCCCATCGGGGCGCTGCTCAAGGCGGCGGACAAATGCGGGGTCAAGTTCTTCATCAGCAGCGATTGGTATGGGCCGTGGGATTATCAGTGCCTGCGCGACCCGGCGCGGGTGCGGGCGCGGTTCCAGATGATGGGTGAGGTGGCCCGGCAATACGGCCACCACCGGAGTTTCTACGGCTGGTATTGGCCAAACGAGGCGGCGCTGGGGCCGTATTTCACGGACGAGTTCATCGCCTATGTCAATGAGTGCGGCGCTGAGGGGCGCAAGCTGATGCCCAAGGCGAAAACGCTCATCGCCCCCTACGGGACAAACCGCGCGGTGTGCGATGACCAGTTCGTGCGCCAACTCGAACGACTGGAGGTGGACATCATTGCCTACCAGGACGAAGTCGGGTGCTTGCGGATGACCGCGGCGCAGAGCGCGGGGGCCTTCGAGAAGTTGCGGCGGGCGCACGACCGGGTACCGCAGCGGACGCTCTGGGCGGATGTGGAGACGTTCGCTTGGGAAGGCCCGCCCAACCAGCAGAGCAGCCCGCTGATTCCCGCGCCGTTCCCACGCTTGAAGGAGCAACTGGCGGCGGTGTCACCGTTCGTGGATAAGATCCTGATCTACCAGTACCAGGGGCTAATGAACAAGCCCGGCAGCAAGGCCTTCGCAGGCCATCCCGACTCGACCCGGCTCTATGCCGACTATGTCAGGTGGCAG
The nucleotide sequence above comes from Candidatus Paceibacterota bacterium. Encoded proteins:
- a CDS encoding sigma-70 family RNA polymerase sigma factor, whose protein sequence is MALTRAVALPEPAVMTPAASACSAPAPAASGDTDARRLSRAVARGDEEAFRQLYDAYGDRLLRLAMVMARGDAALARDVAQSVWLMAARKLKPLETDAHLWNWLALVARQQTAKALRRAGRFTGEVSLAEIPDHPAPAAADTLLEECLEAAVRSLEAEERRLVEWFYYERLTCDQVADRLGTTAKAISSRLERARAKLRSLVQRRLAHEA
- a CDS encoding glycogen synthase; amino-acid sequence: MYIIQIASECAPVAKVGGLGDVVYGLSRELEIRGNSVEIILPKYDCLRYDQIFDLRLSFKDLWVPWYGHAVHCTVYFGFVHGRKIFFLEPHSDQNFFHRGTFYGQRDDDQRFAFFCKAALEFMLKSGKHPDIIHCHDWQTGLVPVLLYEMYKWAGMTHPRVCYTLHNLQHQGVTGEYVLRATGLNRHAYFFHQDRLQDNFNHSALNLMKGGIVYANFVTTVSPHYAWEILNTHQNFGLGHTLQVHRGKVGGILNGVDYEVWNPEIDRHIPRRYGIGSLQDKYENKRALRQRFWLQDVYKPIVCYVGRLDRQKGVPLITHAIHYCLQHGTQFVLLGTSPDGGIGHHFWRLKQQYNDNPDCHIELSFNEELSHLVYAGAEMILVPSLFEPCGLTQMIGLKYGAVPIVRSVGGLADTVFDANYAERPYHERNGYVFNDYDAAGIESALRRALGMWYTYPQYFRELMVNGMRYDFSWNHPGGHYLNIYEHIRDK
- a CDS encoding DUF4434 domain-containing protein, with product MAATWAGVAEGTPRRVGRPARIKPIKGSWISIWWDDRRHFYWNEACLSYSARQWELAVKEVADIGMEYLVLLAIAKDSKAFYNTPLLPKLKLACEDPIGALLKAADKCGVKFFISSDWYGPWDYQCLRDPARVRARFQMMGEVARQYGHHRSFYGWYWPNEAALGPYFTDEFIAYVNECGAEGRKLMPKAKTLIAPYGTNRAVCDDQFVRQLERLEVDIIAYQDEVGCLRMTAAQSAGAFEKLRRAHDRVPQRTLWADVETFAWEGPPNQQSSPLIPAPFPRLKEQLAAVSPFVDKILIYQYQGLMNKPGSKAFAGHPDSTRLYADYVRWQEANSPRVLHSPKARD
- the glgB gene encoding 1,4-alpha-glucan branching protein GlgB, which translates into the protein MLLTQAELQSLIEVKQRTPHALLGMHPLGDGSGVVARALLPEAAKVEVQPVREKDKPTIKLTRLHRAGLFEGVTTEAKHVYSYELVITDQEGRVRRTRDPYSFLPTLGDADLYLFGKGDDRRAYEKLGAQLRSIDGVTGASFAVWAPKAQRVSVVGDFNHWDGRRHQMRPLGGAGVWEIFVPGVGEGMNYKYEVRQANGRVVLKTDPYGFYFETGPKTAARVWNNRKFGWTDAAWLKQRRQRDPLRAPLNIYEVHLGSWRKKTATESLGYRALANPLIRYVKQMGYTHVEFMPVAEHAYYPSWGYQVTGFYAPTSRYGTPEDLQFLINELHQAGVGVIIDWVPAHFPRDDWALARFDGTALYEHEDPRRGAHQDWGTLIFNYGRHEVVNFLLANALFWCDRFHVDGLRVDAVASMLYLDYSRKPGQWIPNQYGGRENLEAIEFIRRFNYLVHTEFPGVMTIAEESTAWPQVTRPPYVGGLGFTFKWNMGWMHDTLGYFSRDPVHRKYHQNDLTFAMLYHHHENFILPLSHDEVVHGKRSLLGRMPGDDWQKFANLRVLLGYQGLFPGKKLLFMGGEFGQRAEWDANAELDWRLLEAGPYHRGLQQFMEDLNRLYLAEPALWKSDYEQDGFRWIDCSDHMNSVLSFLRQDAEHFHELVVIANLTPVPRQQYRVGLPRAGKWRELLNSDAAVYGGSNMGNLGGVVAADRPWHGQKCSAEFVLPPLSILVFRPERVTDTTAADAQTAPEQEPVARPGAKAVANPTSVRSLASPHPGSFPQEEGTRQAAPRQSGSALLADRREKVLLLSKGEETVRSSEPRDKAPSPLRSAGAVQDAVAGGDAAGGRNDAGLGSGGLTDEARS
- a CDS encoding glycoside hydrolase family 57; the encoded protein is MHQPLGNLVALHNSGESWEARQILWCYDRTTRMLEGYEDVARLHVSFSGTLLKQLEDNGVRQTFGDVVNVEDFLSRFQRSNIEFLGSGLYHPVYPLAPPADWDAQTEWWQGLGRHLLGREKFAGFWPPEMGFCMEMIPLLARHGYKYVLVDSIYIKPQREMRWEELRYRPYRARYGGAEIIVVPRDRELSNAQLSGTDPGWFQHEVYERTKHCNFPALVTTWTDGENGGWFRTTKVESGFWGFFYRPILDRFRAGTLGFTPIHISQYLERHPPTEEVEVHPGAWNTEHHWGGDFTQWTGSLLQKKGWDEVRRASEYYWQVKRGFDQRQAGLAKPEEVRHLIVRAFDHLLTAETSCNFYWGSRWVHRSFDELEQAYYLLDTAMNALRKP